The sequence GACCACGGCACCCTTGCTCGCCGAGTAGGCGGGATTGCGCTGCGAGCCGAACGAACTCCATACCGACGCCACGTTCACAATGGCGCCGCGCCCGGCGGCAAGTGCCGGCCGGAACAGTACCGAAGCGCGCTCGGTGCCGATCAGATTGACGTCGATCACGCGGCGGAACCCCTCGCCCGCGAACTCCTGCCCGTTGTGAAGAATGATCCCGGCCGAATTCACGAGCGCATGCACCACCGGATGCGTCCCGGCCACGGCGGCCAGCGCCTGGTCGTCGGTGACATCGAGCGAACTGAACCGCAACACCTCGGGCCACTGAGCATCGCGATCACGGCCGTAGCAGTGGACGATCCAGCCCTTCTCGACCAGTACCTCCGCAGTCGCCCGGCC comes from Betaproteobacteria bacterium and encodes:
- a CDS encoding SDR family oxidoreductase; this translates as MSENNIAVVIGGGTGIGRATAEVLVEKGWIVHCYGRDRDAQWPEVLRFSSLDVTDDQALAAVAGTHPVVHALVNSAGIILHNGQEFAGEGFRRVIDVNLIGTERASVLFRPALAAGRGAIVNVASVWSSFGSQRNPAYSASKGAVVSLTRSHAVAFAAEGVRVNAVAPGWIETQLSSGARTDPVRNAAITQRIPLGRWGDPRDVADVIAFLVSDEARYVTGAVLPVDGGYCVA